In Streptomyces sp. SID8374, one genomic interval encodes:
- a CDS encoding TerD family protein: MTLRSSSRDVSGPRDYAFDWALVDVETSGVIARRDRVLSVAVVTIGPDGEQTGEFSTLLNPGCDPGPVHVHGLTAERLLGAPTFGQVAGQIGALLQGRVLVAHNAQFDYDFLAHEFARARLRLPVSQRMCTLALNRQVDPPAADMKLGTLAAHYGVEQTRAHDALDDTRVLAGILRATLREAARLDLPLPLVACPPRQDTQFAPQPPKTPCVYRNPGRAEVGGPLVQGMKIAITGETATSRTELVARSVAAGLNVMSSVSRHTSALVTNEAGSGSAKTRRAAAEGVPVIDEHTFLRLLDDVRPGTPHQAAGAKVADTRRSSGASASGGSETIAPAPEAAVPEANAPAAVPEPRRAAPETRATAPAPDGPALAAVDAPSSPEAAVPAPGRPAPAAAPEGRRPLAGRRVLVLGGTHPAASAARTRVVELGGSAAINLSRSVTDAVLLSGGEADRRIRRLPGLGLPVHDEHWLTAPEDAPAGTGTTPKAGRPSTPERPRTPLVLPRGGVVDLPGPQGAPASLWHITAAWAPQDACEIDVVAFVLDDDEQVTFDEDFVFYGVPENPAGTVRLLTDGPAEQTIAVDLASLPPASRKVAVAAAVDGEATFGDVGAVQVTAVPGTGAAPLARATLDAATTERTLLLAEFYRRGPVWRFRAVGQGYDHGLADLVRGYGVDIAD, from the coding sequence ATGACCCTGCGCTCCTCCTCCCGTGATGTTTCCGGCCCGCGTGATTACGCCTTCGACTGGGCGCTGGTGGATGTGGAGACGTCCGGGGTCATCGCGCGGCGGGACCGGGTGCTGTCGGTCGCGGTGGTGACCATCGGTCCGGACGGGGAGCAGACCGGGGAGTTCTCGACCCTGCTGAACCCGGGGTGCGACCCGGGGCCGGTCCATGTACACGGGCTGACCGCCGAGCGGCTGCTGGGGGCGCCGACCTTCGGGCAGGTGGCGGGGCAGATAGGGGCGCTGTTGCAGGGCCGGGTCCTGGTGGCCCACAACGCCCAGTTCGACTACGACTTCCTGGCGCACGAATTCGCCCGGGCCCGTCTGCGTCTGCCGGTCTCCCAGCGGATGTGCACCCTCGCCCTCAACCGGCAGGTGGACCCGCCCGCCGCCGACATGAAGCTGGGCACGCTCGCGGCGCACTACGGCGTGGAGCAGACGCGGGCGCACGACGCGCTGGACGACACCCGTGTGCTGGCCGGCATCCTGCGCGCCACGCTCCGGGAGGCCGCACGGCTCGATCTGCCCCTTCCTCTGGTGGCCTGCCCGCCGCGCCAGGACACGCAGTTCGCACCTCAGCCGCCGAAGACGCCCTGCGTGTACCGCAATCCGGGGCGGGCGGAAGTGGGCGGCCCGCTCGTGCAGGGCATGAAGATCGCCATCACCGGGGAGACGGCCACCTCGCGCACCGAGCTCGTGGCGCGGTCGGTCGCTGCGGGGCTGAACGTCATGTCCTCGGTCAGCCGCCACACGAGCGCGCTGGTCACCAACGAGGCGGGCTCAGGTTCGGCGAAGACCCGGCGGGCGGCGGCCGAGGGCGTACCGGTGATCGACGAGCACACGTTCCTGCGGCTGCTCGACGACGTACGCCCTGGCACACCGCACCAGGCGGCAGGGGCGAAGGTGGCCGACACGAGGCGCTCGTCGGGCGCCTCTGCTTCCGGGGGCTCAGAGACCATCGCCCCTGCGCCCGAGGCGGCCGTGCCCGAGGCGAACGCTCCGGCGGCCGTGCCTGAGCCCCGGAGAGCCGCTCCGGAGACTCGGGCAACCGCTCCTGCGCCGGACGGCCCGGCACTCGCGGCTGTGGACGCACCCTCCTCACCGGAAGCGGCCGTACCTGCTCCGGGCCGACCGGCCCCAGCGGCAGCACCGGAAGGCCGCCGTCCCCTGGCCGGGCGGCGGGTCCTCGTCCTGGGCGGCACGCACCCCGCCGCCTCGGCCGCGCGCACCCGGGTCGTCGAGTTGGGTGGTTCCGCCGCCATCAACCTCTCGCGCAGCGTCACCGATGCCGTCCTCCTGTCGGGCGGAGAGGCCGATCGCCGGATACGACGCCTGCCGGGGCTGGGACTTCCCGTGCACGACGAACACTGGCTGACCGCCCCGGAGGACGCCCCCGCCGGGACCGGCACCACCCCCAAGGCCGGTCGGCCCTCGACCCCGGAGCGCCCGCGGACCCCCCTCGTCCTGCCGCGCGGCGGTGTCGTGGACCTGCCCGGCCCGCAGGGGGCTCCGGCATCGCTGTGGCACATCACCGCGGCCTGGGCTCCGCAGGACGCGTGCGAGATCGACGTCGTCGCGTTCGTTCTCGACGACGACGAACAGGTCACCTTCGACGAGGACTTCGTCTTCTACGGTGTGCCCGAGAACCCCGCCGGCACCGTGCGGCTGCTCACCGACGGCCCGGCGGAGCAGACGATCGCCGTCGACCTGGCCTCGCTCCCGCCCGCCTCCCGCAAGGTCGCCGTCGCGGCCGCCGTCGACGGGGAGGCGACCTTCGGCGACGTCGGCGCGGTCCAGGTCACCGCGGTCCCCGGCACCGGAGCGGCACCGCTGGCCAGGGCCACCCTCGACGCCGCCACCACGGAACGCACGCTGCTCCTGGCCGAGTTCTACCGGCGCGGGCCGGTCTGGCGCTTCCGCGCGGTCGGACAGGGGTACGACCACGGGCTCGCGGACCTGGTACGCGGCTACGGCGTCGACATCGCCGACTGA
- a CDS encoding dynamin family protein translates to MDVRPQLIDALSALRDRVAAVRLPLPLPGAERARQTRVELLAQLDDYLLPRLKDPEAPLLAVIGGSTGAGKSTLVNSLVGCRVSEAGVLRPTTRTPVLVCHPDDHHWFAGVRVLPQLTRIWLPPGQARDPDGLDDLGAGADDDANVLRVETAVSLPRGLAILDAPDIDSLVVRNRVLAAELICAADVWVMVTTASRYADAVPWHLLRTAKEYDAALVTVLDRVPHQVIGEVSRQYAALLTRAGLGDVPRFTIPELPESAGGGSGLLPTTAVAPLRAWLTHRAQDPAARQQAVGRTASGLIESLNVRMPELASAVAAQYAASVRLTGVVEEAYGKEADRIRRRLRSGAVLSGDARTRWRGYPLYSAPGELLEALVDSLIALLQCSVSAADDQIRTRWSREPAAGVFRFESAGREAGGWGPAEDIEGRIAVAVRRWRRVLEELAEEEVRQLERSVAPDPETVAALLAAALLGGRRARTAGEQLAERIGAQGVLRLRDKGGQLLTTYLDQVLGGERDRRLAPLDALDVAPEPQAELIAALSVLQKERWQR, encoded by the coding sequence ATGGACGTACGGCCTCAGCTCATCGACGCACTTTCCGCCCTGCGCGACCGTGTCGCCGCCGTGCGTCTTCCACTCCCGCTGCCGGGGGCCGAACGCGCCCGGCAGACGAGGGTCGAACTCCTCGCACAACTCGACGACTACCTCCTGCCGCGCCTCAAGGATCCCGAGGCCCCGCTGCTCGCCGTGATCGGCGGCTCCACCGGGGCCGGGAAGTCCACGCTGGTCAACTCGCTCGTGGGGTGCCGGGTCAGCGAGGCCGGGGTGCTGCGGCCCACCACCCGTACTCCGGTGCTGGTCTGTCACCCCGACGACCACCACTGGTTCGCCGGCGTACGGGTGCTGCCTCAGCTCACCCGGATCTGGCTGCCGCCGGGGCAGGCCCGGGACCCCGACGGCCTCGACGACCTCGGGGCGGGCGCCGACGACGACGCGAACGTGCTGCGGGTGGAGACCGCCGTCAGCCTGCCCCGCGGGCTCGCGATCCTCGACGCCCCCGACATCGACTCCCTCGTCGTACGCAACCGGGTCCTGGCCGCCGAACTCATCTGCGCCGCCGACGTCTGGGTGATGGTCACCACGGCGTCCCGGTACGCCGACGCGGTGCCCTGGCATCTGCTGCGTACCGCGAAGGAGTACGACGCCGCCCTCGTCACCGTCCTCGACCGGGTGCCCCACCAGGTGATCGGCGAGGTCTCCCGGCAGTACGCCGCGCTCCTGACCCGCGCCGGGCTCGGGGACGTACCCCGCTTCACCATCCCCGAACTCCCCGAGTCCGCGGGCGGCGGCAGCGGACTGCTCCCCACCACCGCCGTCGCCCCGCTGCGCGCCTGGCTCACCCACCGGGCCCAGGACCCCGCGGCCCGGCAGCAGGCGGTGGGGCGTACGGCCTCCGGGCTCATCGAATCGCTCAACGTACGGATGCCCGAGCTGGCGTCGGCCGTGGCAGCGCAGTACGCGGCGTCCGTACGGCTCACCGGCGTGGTCGAGGAGGCGTACGGCAAGGAGGCCGACCGGATCCGGCGCAGGCTCCGGAGCGGGGCCGTCCTCTCCGGGGACGCGCGGACCCGGTGGCGCGGCTACCCCCTCTACAGCGCACCCGGCGAACTCCTCGAAGCCCTGGTGGACAGCCTGATCGCCCTCCTCCAGTGCTCCGTCTCCGCCGCCGACGACCAGATCCGTACGCGGTGGAGCCGCGAGCCCGCCGCCGGGGTCTTCCGGTTCGAGAGCGCCGGGCGGGAAGCCGGGGGATGGGGGCCCGCCGAGGATATCGAGGGCCGGATCGCCGTGGCCGTACGGCGGTGGCGGCGGGTTCTGGAGGAGCTAGCCGAGGAAGAGGTGCGCCAGCTCGAACGCAGCGTGGCACCCGACCCCGAGACCGTCGCCGCCCTCCTCGCGGCGGCCCTGCTCGGCGGACGGCGGGCCCGTACGGCGGGGGAGCAGCTCGCCGAACGCATCGGGGCCCAGGGTGTGCTGCGCCTGCGCGACAAGGGCGGCCAACTGCTGACGACCTATCTGGACCAGGTGCTCGGCGGCGAACGCGACCGCAGGCTCGCCCCGCTGGACGCCCTCGACGTCGCCCCCGAACCGCAGGCCGAACTGATCGCCGCGCTTTCCGTACTGCAGAAGGAGAGGTGGCAGCGATGA
- a CDS encoding peptidoglycan-binding protein — MATPLSADKLLKALRDEGLNVVEHRSWRTNNRNHKGPWGPTHGVMIHHTVTSGTASSVELCYNGHSALPGPLCHGVIAKDGTVHLVGNGRANHAGLGDDDVLRAVIAEKALPPDNEANTDGNRYFYGFECVNLGDGKDPWPAAQLLAIERAAAAVCRAHGWGARSVIGHLEWQPGKVDPRGFTMNSMRTRIGKRLGGAPDGPSKPPPKPAYEPFPGASFFTVGRNSPIVTAMGKRLVAEGCGRYTVGPGPAWSTADRNSYAAWQRKLGYTGTDADGIPGKTSWDRLKVPNV; from the coding sequence ATGGCGACGCCGCTGTCCGCCGACAAGCTGCTCAAAGCCCTCCGCGACGAAGGCCTCAACGTCGTCGAACACAGGAGCTGGCGTACGAACAACCGGAATCACAAGGGGCCCTGGGGCCCGACGCACGGCGTCATGATCCATCACACCGTCACATCGGGCACCGCCTCCTCGGTGGAGCTCTGCTACAACGGCCACTCCGCCCTCCCCGGCCCCCTCTGCCACGGCGTGATCGCCAAGGACGGGACCGTCCACCTCGTGGGGAACGGGCGGGCCAACCACGCCGGGCTCGGGGACGACGATGTCCTGCGGGCCGTCATCGCGGAGAAGGCCCTGCCGCCGGACAACGAGGCCAACACCGACGGCAACCGGTACTTCTACGGGTTCGAGTGCGTCAACCTCGGCGACGGCAAGGACCCGTGGCCGGCTGCCCAACTGCTGGCGATCGAACGGGCGGCGGCCGCCGTGTGCCGGGCGCACGGCTGGGGCGCGCGGTCGGTGATCGGGCACCTGGAGTGGCAGCCGGGCAAGGTCGATCCGCGCGGCTTCACCATGAACTCGATGCGCACCAGGATCGGCAAGCGGCTGGGCGGTGCGCCGGACGGGCCCTCCAAGCCGCCTCCGAAGCCGGCGTACGAGCCGTTCCCGGGGGCCTCGTTCTTCACGGTCGGCCGCAACAGCCCGATCGTGACGGCGATGGGCAAGCGGCTGGTGGCGGAGGGGTGCGGCCGGTACACGGTGGGCCCCGGCCCGGCCTGGTCGACCGCCGACCGGAACTCGTACGCGGCCTGGCAGCGCAAGCTCGGCTACACCGGCACGGACGCGGACGGCATCCCCGGGAAGACCAGCTGGGACC